The following are from one region of the Halarcobacter sp. genome:
- a CDS encoding DUF2062 domain-containing protein encodes MPRKKLQKILPTHEKIKEQKLLKIFGNFLNKKQIWSLSRKKVIGGVFIGIFVACLPMPLQMVLASLLAIIFNMNLPISFALIFISNPITMPALFYFEYQIGKLIIKPEHPVEFNFHSMYDNFEEIALSLWSGAIVVGLFSAVVCYVLVNFFWIYSVKKDRRKIKIR; translated from the coding sequence TTGCCAAGAAAAAAACTTCAAAAAATATTACCAACACATGAAAAAATAAAAGAACAAAAACTATTAAAAATATTTGGTAATTTTCTAAATAAAAAGCAGATATGGAGTTTAAGTAGAAAAAAAGTTATTGGTGGAGTATTTATAGGTATTTTTGTAGCTTGCCTACCTATGCCACTTCAAATGGTTTTAGCCTCACTTTTAGCAATTATTTTTAATATGAACTTACCAATCAGTTTTGCTTTGATATTTATTAGTAATCCTATTACAATGCCTGCACTATTCTATTTTGAATACCAAATTGGAAAACTAATTATAAAACCTGAACATCCAGTTGAATTTAATTTTCATTCAATGTATGACAACTTTGAAGAGATAGCACTTTCTCTTTGGAGTGGAGCAATAGTTGTGGGATTGTTTAGTGCTGTAGTTTGTTATGTTTTAGTAAACTTTTTTTGGATATATTCAGTAAAAAAAGATAGACGAAAAATAAAAATAAGATAA